GAGTCTCCACGGTCGACGCCGTTCGGGGGCTGGCCCTCTGCGGCATCCTCGTCACCAACATCCCGCAGATCATCCTGATGCCGAGAATGGTCGACGGCGAGCCGCTGCCGATCCCGACGGTGCTGGAGTTGACCGCCCACCAGCGGTTCTTCCCGATCTTCGCCTTCCTGTTCGGACTGAGCTTCGCGCTCTTCCTCGACAGTGCGGAGCGTCGAACCGAAGGCGGGCGCCGCCTGCTGCCGACGGTCCGGCGGCTGATCGCCCTGGCCGTGCTCGGCCTCGTGCACCAGCAGTTCCAGCCCGGCGAGGCGCTGCTGACCTACGCGATCGTGGGCGCGGTGGTGCTGGTGCCCGCGAGCCTGCTGCCGAGGCCGCTGGTCCTCGTCGGCGGACTTGCGGGCACGCTGCTCCCCGTGTCGATCTTCGGCGGGGGCGTCCTGCTCGTTCCCGGACTCTTCCTCCTCGGTATGGCCACCGCTCGCTACGGCATCGTGCACACCCTGGCGCGGCGCGGTCGTGCGCTTGCGGTGCTCTGCCTCGGCGCGGCGATCGTGGCGGCGGTGGCGCTGCCGATCCAGGCGGGCGATCTGATGAACAGCGGCTTCAACGCCTCGTCCGGCATCGCAGGCGTCGCGTTGGCCGTGGTGTACGTGACCGGCCTGCTCCTGTTGCTGCGGACGCCGCTCGGCGCGGGACTGTCGGCGGTCTTCACACCGCTCGGTCGGATGGCGTTGACCAACTACCTGTCCGCGACGGCGCTGATCCTGCTCGCCGCCGGGCCGCTCGACCTGTCGAACTCGACCCGCTGGGGCGTCATGCTGCTGCTGGCCCTGGGCATCCTGGTGGTGCAGTGCGCGGCGAGCAGCTGGTGGCTGCGCCGCTTCGCCTACGGGCCCCTCGAGTGGATCTGGCGCTGCGTCACCTGGTGGGAGATCGTGCCGAACCGGCGCGTCGCAGGCTGAGAGCCTGTCTTTAATCCCGCCTGTCCTGTTGCGCGCAGCAGGACAGCAGGAATCGAAGATCGGCTCCGAGGTGTTCGACCGCTTCGTGCGGCCGAGGTCGCGCGGAGCCCGACCGCCGCCGATGCGAGGATGCCGGGATGGGCGGGCAGCAGGAACCGGCGTCGGGACTCGATCCGGAGCAGCGAGCGGCGGTCCTGGCTCCGCGCGGCCCGGTCTGTGTGCTGGCGGGCGCCGGGACCGGGAAGACCCGCACGATCACCCGCCGGATCGCGTACCTGGTCCGGCAGGGGCACGTCGCACCGGGCCAGGTGCTCGCGGTCACCTTCACCAAACGGGCGGCCGCCGAGATGCGCACCCGGCTGCGGGCGCTGGACGCCACGGGGGTGCAGGCACTCACCTTCCACGCTGCGGCGCTGCGGCAGCTGCGGTACTTCTGGCCGAGGGTGATCGGCGACGACCAGTGGCGGCTGCTGGACAGCAAGCTGCCGGTGGTCGCGCAGGCGGCCAGGCGCGCGGGTGCAGGCACCGATCGCGAGACGCTACGCGACCTGGCGAGCGAGATCGAGTGGAGCAAGGCCTCGCTCATCACCCCGGAGGACTACCCCGCCGCCGTCGCGCGGGTGCACCGGGCCACGCCTGCCCCCGCCGAACAGGTCGTCGCCGTCTACGCGACCTATGAGCGGCTCAAGAACGAGGCGAGCGCACTGGACTTCGATGACCTCCTGCTGCACACGGCGGCCGTCATGGAGGAGCACGGCGACGTCGCCGAGGAGTTCCGTGATCGCTATCGCAGCTTCGTGGTCGACGAGTATCAGGACGTCACGCCGCTGCAGCAGCGGGTGTTGAACGCGTGGCTTGGCGAACGAGACGACCTGACGGTGGTCGGCGATGCGAACCAGACGATCTACTCCTTCGCGGGCGCTTCGGCGCGTCCGCTGCTCGACTTTCCGCGTCGCTTCCCCGAGGCTGCGGTGATCCGGCTGGAACGCGACTACCGCTCGACGCCGGAGATCGTGTCGCTGGCCAATCGGGTGATCGAGATGGCGCGGAACCGGCCTGCCGGGTCGCGGCTGCGGCTGATCGGTCAGCGCCCGTCCGGTCCGCCGCCCGCCTTCACCGAGCACGACGACGAGTCGGCCGAGGCGGCTGCGGTGGCCAGACGGATCAAGAACCTCCTCGCGGCGGGCACCTCGGCGGGCGAGATCGCGATCCTGTTCCGGGTGAATGCGCAGTCGGAGGTCTACGAACAGGCCCTGAGCGAGGCCGACATCCCGTATCAGGTGCGCGGTGGTGAGCGCTTCTTCGCCAGGCCGGAGGTCCGGCAGGCGATGGCGGCCCTGCGCACCGACGGCGCGCTGTCGGAGGATCGGCCGCTTCCGGTGCGGGTGCGGGCGGTGCTGGCGCGGCTCGGCCTCGGGGAGCAGCCGCCGGAGGGCGGCGCGGCGCGGGAGCGCTGGGAATCGTTGCGGGCACTGGCGGAGCTGGCCGAGGAGACCGCGAGCATCGCACCGGAGACCGACCTCGCGCGGTTCGTCATCGAGCTGGACATGCGTGCCGAGGCCCGGCATCCCCCTGCGATGGAGGGCGTCACGCTGGCGTCGCTGCATGCCGCGAAGGGCCTGGAGTGGGATGCGGTGTTCCTGGTCGGGCTGGCCGAGGGCACGCTGCCGATTCACCAGGCCGACGGGGACGACGCCGCAGTGGAGGAGGAGCGCAGGCTCTTCTACGTCGGCGTCACCCGAGCGCGGCACCATCTGTCGCTGTCGTGGGCACTGGCCAGGGCGGAGGGCGGCAGGCGCTATCGGCGGCGTAGCCGTTTCCTGTACGGGCTGGTTCCGGAGGATCATCCGTCGTCTTCGATCGGCAGGGCGAGTGCGGGCCGGGTGTCCTCGCGTGCCGAGGCGGCCCGGTGTCGGGTCTGCGCCTCGGCGTTGACGGCGACCATGGCGATCAAGCTGGGCCGGTGCGAACACTGCCCGGCCGATCTCGATCAGGATCTGCTGGATCGGCTGCGTGCCTGGCGCGGCGATCGAGCGCGGAAGCTGGGCGTTCCGGGCTTCGTGGTGCTCACCGACGCGACGCTGACGGCCATCGCCGAGCAGCGTCCCTCCGACGTCGCCGCGCTGGTGCGGATTCCCGGGATCGGCGCCACCAAGCTCGATCGCTTCGGCGGTGAGGTGATCTCCCTGGTGCTCGGTGCGGGTGCCGGCTCCTGATGATGTCACCTGATCGGACTAGTGGCGGGTGGGCGTCCTGCGGCGTCGACTCACCGCGTCCGACGTGAGCCTTCGGCGCCGAGCTGTACCGGGTCGCGAACGGTCTCGGTGCCGTCACCTGCGGAGATGTCGAGGGACTGCCGGGTGATCGGATGAATTCAAGATCATCAAGAAAACCCTCGGAAAATAAGTTGCGCGCGTCCGTGCGCGCCCCATAACCTGCATCAGGCAGGCCGAGAAGGCCTGGTGACGTTCTTCGATCCCCGGAAGGAGGCGGCCGAGATGAGGCAGCTCAACATCCCAGTGACCCCCGGCCGTCGGCTGTCCGGGGTTACTGCCGTGTTCTGGGGAGACGGTCGCGCGCGTCGCGTTCACGATCAGGTGGCAATGGCCATCTCTGGGTGGGCGCTGTCTTCGCGCGTTGCCAAGCAGGACACACGGCCGAACGGCGTGAGCCCGTTCGCCATCGAACGAACCCATCCTGTCCGCGCAGGAGCGCAGTCTCTGACCTAGTCAGGTAAGACTGATCGATCAGGCCGCGGACTCCAATCGGAATCCGCGGCCTTCTTGTCGTCTTCGGACGACTTGGGCTGTCGCGGGCCCGATGAGAATTCGATGAAGATCAGAAGGAGAACGCATGTCTACCGCGACCGTCTCTCTGGCGCGAGACGTTCTGCCGGGACCGAGGGAATCCGACTCCAGCGTGGTCGGTATGGGCGACCTGCTGGTCGCCGTTCCCGACGACGAGACCGAGCTGCCCTGCCGTGTTCAGGACCCCGACCTGTGGTTTGCGGAGAACCCGGCCGAGCTTGCGCGGGCCAAGCAGCTCTGCGAGACCTGCCCGATCATGGCCGCGTGTCTGGCCGGTGCGCTTGCCCGGCGGGAGCCGTGGGGCGTATGGGGCGGTGAGATCTTCGAGAGGGGATCGGTCATCGCCAAGAAGCGGCCTCGGGGCAGGCCGAGGAAGGCCGACAGCCCGATCATCACCGGAAAGGGGGCAGCGGCATGAACGACACCGCCTACCTGCGTGCTCGCACGGTCCACGTCCCCGGCGCCGACGTCATGACGCATCTGCCGGATGCGCTCACCCGCGCTCGAATACGAGAGTTGGAAGACGAGATACATCGATGTCGAATAGCGGCTCGATTTCGACGGCGCGGCCGATGGCGCAGGCTGTCGGCGTTCATCGCGAAGCGAGTCGCTGCCGCCGATCGCTCCTTGAGCTGAGTCGGTGAACCAGGCCGGGCGGGCCGTCGATCCGAGGATCGGCGGCCCGCCCGGCTTCGTCGTCTCCGGGGTGCGCACGGTGTGTTCGGTGACCGTCGGCGGGCCTCGGGCGCCGACCGACGGCGGGCGGGGCGTCGTCGCTCTGGTCCGGGCCAAGGTCCTCGACGGTCCCGATCGCGACGCCTTGTCCTCAGTGGAGTGGCAACAGCGCCATGACCAGTGCCGACGGCGCCTGGAAGCGATGAACCCGGCCGATCGGCAGGTTTGGACGGTCGACTGGCTGCCCCGTCGCGAACAGCTTCGGGAGGCGACGATGCGCGTGGTGACCTGATCCAGTCCGACCCCAGGCGGCCGGGTCGGTGGGGCCCGTTCCGGGGTGGGGGCGCTCCACCCGCAGGCGATGATTACAATGAACATATGTTCATTTAAAAATCGAGCCGAGTGAAGGTGTCAGTGCCCAGAACCAAGGAGCAGTACGAGGCCCTGCGGGTCGCCAGTCTGGAGAAGGTGCAGGCCGCTGCGGTCAGCCTCTTCGCCCGCCGGGGGTTCGCCGCCACGAGCATGCGGGACATCGCGCGGGTGGCAGGCATCAGCACGGGCTTGATCTACCGGCACTACGAGACGAAGGAGGAACTCTTCGGCGCGCTGGTCGACGTCGCGGCGGTCGGTCTGCACCGCGTCGTCGAGCAGTTCGACAGCGATGACTCGCCCGCCGAGCTTCTCGCCGAGTTCACCCGACTCTTCCTCGCCGACCTCACCGGAGACGGTGCCTTCGCCGAGTTCTTCCTGATCATGAACCAGGCGTTCGTGACGCAGGATGAATCGCCCCAGCTCCGACGGCTCCGCGCGGAGCACGTCCTGATGGTCGACGCCGTCATCGCGCTAATCGGCCGGGGCCAAGACCTCGGCGAGTTCACGAGCGGCGACCCGGCGGAGCTGGCGAGCTGCTACCTGGCCGCGCTCAGCGGACTGACGACGATGCGGCTCGTGCCGGGCACTCCGCTCGTCGTGCCCACCCCGTCGACCCTACTGAGCCTTCTGATCCGATAGGACGACCATGATCGAGGTAATACCGGCAGTCGAACTCGGCCAGAACAGTCGACGGACGATCGCCGAGATCTATTCCGACGCCTTTCGCGACGACTTCGCCTATTTCAGCAAGGACCTCGGGGTCCTCGCGGATGCCTTCGAGCACATGATGGTCCCGGAGCTCTTCTACGTCGCTCTGATCGACGGGACCCCGGCAGGAATCACCGCGTGCACGGACGGCAGACAGCAGTGCGTCACGCTGGACGGACGGCAACTGCGCAGGCACTTCGGGCTGGTCAAGGGATCGATCGCCTCCGCAGTGTTCGCGCGGGAGTTCTCCACCGCCGTGCCGAACATGACGCCCTCCAGCGCGTCGCTCGAATTCGTCGGGACGGCGGCGGCGTATCGGGGACGGGGCGTGGCGAAGGCGATCCTGCATCATCTGCTCGCCCTGCCGCAGTACGACGACTACCGACTCGAATACATCTCAGACATTAATGCGCCCGCCCTGGGCCTGTATACGAAGCTGGGATTTACCGAATACCGGCGGAAGAAGGTCCGACACACCAGGATGACCGGCATCAACCACTACATCTCCATGAAGCTTGTGCAGAGCTGACCTCGGTGACTGCCTGCCGAGGCCGGGCGCCGGGCGATCTCCGGCATCGACGGGCTCGTGGGGCCTCGTGGTTGTCGGACGCCTCCTTTGACGGTGCCTCCTCCGACGGTGCCTCCTCCGACGACGGCGATCGACACCGGTCGTCGTCGGCGGGCGGCTCCCGGCCTCGGAGAATCGCGGGACTGCGGAGTGCTGGGCATTCGGCAGGGATCGCGTCGACGGAGAAGGCGCCGCCACCGAGCCGCAGGGCGGGGATCGACTGGTCGGGCACCGCCGGAGGCCGCCCGCGAGTGCGCCGTCTCCGGCGGTCGGCGTCACTCCCGGGCGGGCGGCTCGAGTCGGGCGTCGCGCCGACGGCCTGTCCGAGTGTTCGGCAGGCGAGAAGGATCAGGACTGCTCGGCGAAGCCGGGCTGCCAGGCGGTGACGATCTGCCGGGCGGGCACCCTGGCACCCAGTTGGCAGAGGATGCCGGTCGCGCCCAGCGTCACGCGGTGGGTGATGAGGTAGTCGGGCGGCAGGTTCAACGACCGGCCGGTGCGGAAGTCGCTGCCCTGGAGGTTGCTCACCCGCTCGGCCTGCTTCTGCAGCCATGGCCGGGTGAAATGGAAGACCTCGCTGGTCAGCGGCTCGACGAAGGGTGCGAGATAGGCCAGCACGTCCTCCGCGAGCAGCTCACGATCGGGCTGAACGAAGTTCTCCGCACGCAGCAGGTCCAGCAGATCGTCCGATCGCTGCTCCAGCGCGAGCCGGACCATCCGGCCCAACGTCCTGGGCAGCCCGTCGGGCAGCCTGGCCACCGCCCCGAAGTCGAGCACGCAGATCCTGCCGTCCGCCTGGAGCATGAAGTTGCCGGGATGCGGGTCGCCGTGCAGGAGACCGGTTCGCGCCGGGGAGGAGAAGTGGAAGAGCGACAGCATCTGCCCGGCCTGGTCGCGATCCTTCTGGCTGCCGTCGCGAATGATCGACGCGAACGGGGTGCCCTCCACCCATTCCGACACCACCACCTTCGGCGCGCTGGCGATGACGTGGGGGATCAGCACATGCTCGTCGTCCTCGAATCCCGCCGCGAAGCGACGCTGATTGTCGGCCTCGCCCCGGTAGTCCAGCTCCTCCGCCATCCGCGCCTGAAGCTCGGCCAGCAACGGTTTGACCTCGGTGCCGGGGACGAGCATCTGGAACAGCCTGCTGAACCGCTGCAGCTGACGAAGATCGGCGAGCAGGGCCTCGTCGGCGCCGGGGTACTGCACCTTCACCGCGACCTCGCGGCCGTCGTGCCAGGTGGCCCTGTGCACCTGTCCGATGCTCGCCGCGGCGGCCGCCTCGTCGTCGAACTCGGCGAATCGGGTGGACCACCGACTGCCGAGCTGCTCGGCGAGCACGCGGTGCACGCTCTTGGCAGGCATCGGCGGCGCTGCGGACTGAAGCTTGGTCAACGCCTCCCGATAGGGCTCGGCCATCTCATCGGGAACGGCGGCCTCGAAGACGCTCAGCGCCTGGCCGAACTTCATCGCGCCGCCCTTGAGCTGGCCGAGGACGGCGAAGATCTGTTCCGCCGTCTTCGCGGTGACGTCGGCGTTGACTTCCTCGGCACTACGGCCCGCCAGCCGTCGTCCCCAGCCCGCCGCGACACGTCCTGCGGCGTTGAGCGGCAGGCTGGCGAGCTTCGCAGTGCGCTGTACGGTCCGACGTGGGAGGTCGTTCACGGCTTCATTCTCTCGCGATCTCCGGGGTGAACGCAGCTCTTCTCGGCGGCTGATTCGGAAAGCGATCGATCCGGACGCCCGGGCAGCGGTCGGTGAACCCCCTCGCGCCGCAGGGACAGTCGGGATGCGGCGGCCGAGGATGCCTGCGCAGACGTGCGGAGAACGGGTCGATCTCCACCGCCGCGTTCCACACCGACGGCGGGGCGGCGGCCGTCCGGCCGTGCAGGAAGAGCAGACTCTGTGCCACCGCCAGTGCCGCGACCGCCGAGGTGCCCGCAGCGTCCGTTCGCTGGGTGCGGCCCGCGAGCTGCGTCGCCAGTACGGGCCATTGTGGATCGGCTACGCAACGATGCCGGTCGGCGCACTCGAGGCAGCTCGATCGGCCGGGCACGACGAGCGGTCCGACCATGCCGCCCTCGGCGACCGTGACGAGCAGGTGCGGGGTCCGCTCGACGACCAGTTCGGCCACCACGGCCGGGTCCGGTACGAGCGAGTCGGTCAGCAGCACGAGGTCGGGCCTGCGACGGGCGGTCAGCGCAGTGGTCCTGGTTCCCGCCGCGAGTCGTTCGACCATGGTTCGGGCGGTCTCGGCGCGGTCCCTGCCCACGGTGTCCTCGGTGAGCGGGAGGCCGATGTCCTCGGGCGTGACCTGCCCGGACGGCTGGGGTCGTACCCAGCCGACGCCGGAGACGGCGAAAAGAGCCGTGACGGCGAGGGCCAGTCGACCGGAGCCGACGACGGCGACCGCGCTGTCCTGCCTGCGAAGACCACCCCGCTCCAGTTCGCCGCCGTCTCGTCGCCAGGCGGCGTCCTCGGTGCTGAGGCGTCGGGAGTCGGGACGGTGGCGCGTCGCGTCGTCCAGGACTCCCGCGGCGGCGAGCTGGCCGAGCAGGGCCAGGAAGGCGGTCGGATGTCCGCCCGAGGCGATGCACTCCCGCAGGAGCTCTTCGGTGGTGAACTCCCCGTCCAGCCGCTCTACTCTGGCGGCCAGCGTCGGCGCCACCCCGTCGACCAGCACGGCTCGCCGGGTGTCGGTGCCGAACTGCAGGCACTGGTCGTCGCGGCGGAGGGGGTCGAATCCCGGAACCAGCCGGGGGCGCTCGGGCAGCAGGCCGTCGGCGCGGAGCGTGCTCATGGACTTAACGATTAGCAGCGGGACGGGGCCCGGTGGTAACGGCTGTCCACAGGCCTCGGCGCTGCCGAGCCGCCGACGGAGGGCCTGCCGTCGACAGAGAACGTCGGGAGGAGCGGACGCAGGGCGGCGCCCCTCCCGACCGGCGGCCGGGTCAGGCTGCCTTCCCGAGGATTCTGGTCATCTTCGTACCGCAGACCGGGCAGATGCCCTTGGCCATGCGTCGGTTGTTGGACTCCTCGACCCTGCCCTCGAAGTCGCGCTTCGCGCGGCATTTGACGCAGTAGCCGTTGTAGGTCTCGGCCACGATTGCCTCCCTTGCTCGCTGTGCCCGTGCACGCGGTGCCCGCCGCGTGCCTGCGCCTGGTGCGGCGTCGGGCGAGAACCAGGCGCCACGCTACCTGTGCGTGGATGCTCAACCGCGCATGTGGGGTGTCGCGTGTCAAGTTTGAGCAGGTCACAAGGGCCGTGACCAAACAAGCATTCGGTCGAATGTCACAGTTGGTCGCCGCCTTTCACTCTCGCGGGCTCGGCAGGCTCCTTCGAAGGGATGGCGCGTAGCGACGCGATGACCTCCCGTCACCGACGTCTGCCCGGTCGCAGCGTGGCTCGCGCCACGGTCCCGGCGGGGACGCCACGCCGGGCGCATACCGTATGCGACGTGGGAGAGCCGCAGGTCGAGGTGCGCCGCAGTGCGAGGCGCCGCCGCACGGTCACCGCCTATCGGGAGGGCGAGCGCGTCATCGTGCTGCTGCCCGCCAGGATGTCGCGGGCCGAGGAGGAGCACTGGGTCGCCGAGATGCTGGGGCGACTCCGCCGCAGCGAGACGCGACGACGGTCGCCTGCCCGCGCCTCGGACACGGCGCTGCTGACCCGCTGTCGTGAGCTGATGCGCCGTCATCTGCCGGAATGCCCGGAGCCCTCGTCGATTCGCTGGGTGCCGTCGATGCGTACCCGCTGGGCCTCCTGCACGCCGAGCGAGGGGACGATCCGGATCGGCGAGCGGCTTCGCGAGGTCCCGAGCTGGGTGCTGGACTACGTGCTGATCCACGAGCTGACCCATCTGCTGGTGCCCGGTCACGGCCCGGACTTCTGGGCGCTGGTGCACCGCTATCCGCGCGCCGAACGGGCGGTCGGCTATCTGGAGGGCCTGGCAGCCGCCGCAGGCTGGGACGTCTCGGGAGACGACGAGCAGCTTCCGTCGGAGGCCTGACCGGCGGCTCCAGCGGCGCCAACTGCCCCGATCCGCCACTCGATCAGGTGGGTGGCGGCCCGAGGCGAGGTGGATTCATGTCTTGCGCGGTGGTTTCACGCCGATCGGGCGGGTCGTGGCGGGCCGAGGGCCGGGCGCGGACCGAGAAGAGCGCTTCGGCGGGCCAAACGGGCGTTCTTGCCCACCCGATCACGAAGGTTCGTCGCCGAATCGCAGGTCGCGGAGACACCGGTGCGAACCGTCGTCGTCGCGGTGAGCGGAAGGAGAACGCGGCGGCCGGGCGGGCGCCGGATCACTCCTGCGCGGGATCTCGACAGAGATCAACCGGTCGAGTGCACTCACCCCGGGGCAGTCTGGCACCGGTGGGAGATCCGACGGGAGGCCCAGCAGGCCATGAGCCGGGCCGAGCCGACGCCGGGCCGAGCCGACGAAGCCGGTGCAGCGCGCACGGCGGGACGTCCGCCCGCGCCCCGAGTCCGGGACGGGCTCTGCGCGGCTGTCTGACGAGCGTTCCCGTGTCGCCGCGGTCGTTGCCCCGGTCGTCTCCTCGGTTCAGCGAACCGGCTCGGTGCCGGTTCAACCGACCATCGTCCGACTCTCGCAGGCGGCGACGACGCGGATGCCACTCGGAGCGAACAGCTCGGCTCCCCGGTCGCGATGCCTCGGGCGGCAGACTGCTCGTCCGGACCGCGCCGGTCAGCGGCCTGCGAACGGCCGCCCGTCGTCGCCGGGATGGCGATGCCGACGCCGAGCCGTCGGGGCCACCGAAACCGTCCCGGCCGACCGCTCGACGCAGGCGGCGCCGCCGGGATCGTGTGCAGCCTCCCGATCACCAGGATGCCGAGCCGTTGCGCTGCCGTTCCGACGTCGTCAGTGCTCGGGGACCGAGAGCGGTGGTCGGACGCGGCCGGGGAGGATCGGGCGAGGCGAACGACACGTGGTGCCCTAGTCCGAGGTCACTTGTCGGAGTCATCCTCGGAATCGGGCCTGCTCCGCGGCGTGTCGCCCTCCGAGCTGCCCGCGCTCGACCCGCCTGCCCCGGACCCGCCCGCATCGCTCGAGGAGCCGGACTCGGACTCCTTCTTGCGGCGGGCGGCCTCCAACGCGGCGAGCGGGTCGTCCAGCTCGCCTCGGTGGGCGCCGAAGCGCTCGACGAACTCCACCGGCTCGGTGAGGTCCTCGGCCGTCGGCAGCAGGTCCGGGTGATCCCAGAGCGCGTCCCTGGCCTCCTTGCCGTGCCGGTCGGACAGGCCGCGCCAGAGCGTCGCCGCCGCCCGGAGCTGTCGGGGACGCAGGTCGAGCCCGACGAGGGTCGCGAAGGTCTGTTCGGCGGGGCCGCCGCTGGCGCGTCGCCGCCGCAGCGTCTCGCGCAGTGCGTCCGCACCGGGCAGCCGCTCGCCGACCGCATCGCCCACGACGACGTCGATCCAGCCCTCGACCAGCGCGAGCAGGGTCTCCAGCCGCACCAGGGCCTGCTCCTGGGCGGGCGTCCGCTCGGGTTCGAGCAGCCCGGAGCGCATCGCCTCCTCCAGCGAGGCCGGATTGCTCGGGTCGATCTTGGTGGCGAGATCCTCCATCGCGGAGACGTCGACCCGGATGCCCTGGGAGAACTCCTCCACGGCGCCGAAGAGGCCCTGCCGCAGCCACGAGACGTGGGTGAACAGCCGGTGGTGCGCCGCCTCGCGGGCGGCCAGGAAGACCAGGACCTCGTGCGCCGGGCGTTCCAGCCCGCCGGTGAATCGCTCGATGTTGGCGGGCAGCAGCGCCGCGACGCCCTCCTTGCCCAGGGGAAGCCCGATCTCGGTGGCGCTGAGCACCTCGGCGCCGAGCTGGCCGAGTGCGCCGCCGAGCTGCGAGCCGTAGGCCATGCCGCCCATCTGCCCGAGCATGTTGAGCAGCGGGCCCGCAGCCTGCTTCGCCTCGTCCGGCAGCGTCTCGACCCAGGCGGAGGAGATGCGCTGCACCACCGGGTCGCACAGCCGCTGCCAGGTGGGCAGCGTCTGTTCCACCCACTGCTTCGCCGACCAGACCTCGACCAGCCGCGCCCCCACGGGCAGCGTGGTCGACTCGTCCAGCCACAGTTCGGCCAGCCGCACTGCGTCACTCGCGGCGGTGCGCTGCGCCGAGGTCGGCGTCTCCCGGCGGCCCTGCGAGTCGAGGTGCTGGAAGGCCAGCTGCTTGGCCAGGTCGTAGTTCACCGGGCCGCCGCCGCCCTGGGACGCCTGGCTGAACATCTGTCCGAGCTGACTGAACATCTGCCCGAGCTGGTTCATGTCGAAGCCGGGCGGCATCCCCCCCGGCGGCATCCCGGGTGGCATGCCGCCAGGGGGCATCCCGGGCGGCATTCCGCCTGCGAAGCCGAACGGGTTCGCGCCTGAATTCCCGTCGGGGCGCTCGGAGGGCTTGTTGCGGTCCCCCCGGTCCTCGGGATCCGGCGGATTGAACCCAAACGGCAGATCGGTCATACCCCCACGGTACGCGGCGGGTCGTCGGCGTACGCGAGGAGAGGACGCACGCGGATCAGCCCGTGGCGAACACCGAACCGAAGACTCCGGTCA
The Actinoalloteichus fjordicus DNA segment above includes these coding regions:
- a CDS encoding zinc-dependent metalloprotease; translated protein: MTDLPFGFNPPDPEDRGDRNKPSERPDGNSGANPFGFAGGMPPGMPPGGMPPGMPPGGMPPGFDMNQLGQMFSQLGQMFSQASQGGGGPVNYDLAKQLAFQHLDSQGRRETPTSAQRTAASDAVRLAELWLDESTTLPVGARLVEVWSAKQWVEQTLPTWQRLCDPVVQRISSAWVETLPDEAKQAAGPLLNMLGQMGGMAYGSQLGGALGQLGAEVLSATEIGLPLGKEGVAALLPANIERFTGGLERPAHEVLVFLAAREAAHHRLFTHVSWLRQGLFGAVEEFSQGIRVDVSAMEDLATKIDPSNPASLEEAMRSGLLEPERTPAQEQALVRLETLLALVEGWIDVVVGDAVGERLPGADALRETLRRRRASGGPAEQTFATLVGLDLRPRQLRAAATLWRGLSDRHGKEARDALWDHPDLLPTAEDLTEPVEFVERFGAHRGELDDPLAALEAARRKKESESGSSSDAGGSGAGGSSAGSSEGDTPRSRPDSEDDSDK